In Calditrichota bacterium, the following are encoded in one genomic region:
- a CDS encoding methionine adenosyltransferase, translating to MQERGFIFTSESVTEGHPDKIADQISDAVLDAVLNEDPFGRVACETFLTTGMALVGGEISTTTYVDIPRLVRSVIKDIGYTTASFGFDYETCAVITTIDQQSVDIALGVDRAGAGDQGMMFGYASNETPELMPLPIQLAHNLARRLAAVRKSGILPYLRPDGKTQVSVHYAGNKPVAVETIVVSTQHDPDVTQARIREDVIGEVIDKVIPAEYVPTKGMSIHINPTGRFVLGGPHADTGLTGRKIIVDTYGGFALHGGGCFSGKDPTKVDRSAAYAARHVARNLVAAGLAERCTIQVAYAIGIAEPVSLMVDSHGTGAIPDEELTALVNSTVDMTPAGIIERLELRRPIFRATAAYGHFGREGEAFTWERNDLLPAFQKAS from the coding sequence ATGCAAGAACGCGGATTTATCTTCACATCGGAATCAGTAACCGAGGGACATCCCGACAAGATAGCCGATCAGATATCCGACGCCGTGCTTGACGCGGTTCTAAACGAGGATCCTTTCGGGCGGGTAGCCTGTGAGACCTTCCTTACGACCGGGATGGCACTCGTCGGCGGCGAAATCAGCACCACAACCTATGTCGATATTCCCCGCCTGGTGCGCAGCGTCATAAAGGACATTGGCTACACGACAGCCTCCTTCGGCTTCGACTACGAAACCTGTGCGGTCATCACGACCATCGACCAGCAGTCGGTGGACATCGCACTTGGTGTCGATCGCGCTGGAGCGGGCGATCAGGGTATGATGTTCGGCTATGCGTCAAATGAGACGCCGGAACTGATGCCGCTGCCGATTCAACTGGCGCACAATCTGGCCCGACGTCTGGCAGCGGTTCGAAAGTCCGGGATACTGCCCTATTTGCGGCCGGATGGCAAAACACAGGTCTCGGTGCACTATGCCGGAAACAAGCCGGTGGCTGTCGAGACCATTGTGGTATCGACTCAGCACGATCCTGATGTTACACAGGCACGGATCCGTGAGGATGTGATCGGCGAGGTGATCGACAAGGTGATCCCGGCGGAGTATGTTCCTACCAAGGGGATGTCGATCCATATAAACCCGACCGGACGCTTCGTCCTCGGCGGCCCGCATGCCGATACCGGACTGACCGGACGCAAAATCATCGTCGATACGTATGGCGGCTTTGCGCTCCATGGCGGAGGCTGCTTCTCCGGCAAGGATCCGACCAAAGTCGATCGGTCGGCCGCCTACGCGGCCCGGCACGTTGCGCGCAACCTTGTTGCGGCCGGACTGGCAGAACGTTGCACCATTCAAGTCGCTTATGCCATCGGCATCGCCGAGCCGGTTTCGTTGATGGTTGACAGTCACGGCACCGGCGCCATTCCGGACGAGGAACTGACCGCACTCGTCAATTCCACCGTCGATATGACTCCCGCCGGCATCATCGAGCGACTTGAACTGCGACGCCCCATTTTCCGCGCGACTGCCGCATACGGCCATTTCGGTCGGGAAGGCGAAGCCTTCACCTGGGAGCGCAACGATCTCCTGCCCGCTTTTCAGAAGGCATCCTAA
- a CDS encoding nucleotidyl transferase: protein MKVIIPVAGLGSRLRPHTYTQPKALLPVAGKPIIGHIVDQAIAAGGNRFVFITGYLGEQIESYLHQHYQVPMEFRQQERMLGLGHAVLTGLDPDDVDLLIILGDTIVDGDLKPIVTAGRSVIAVKEVADARKFGVVELNAGRVTRLIEKSPEPPSNLAIVGVYYIREGARLGEAIKEVIERGITVKGEYQLTDALQLLLEQGIEIVVHPIEGWYDCGKPQALLETNRFLFDRDGGFNDDIKLTDSHIVPPVHLAKGVQIERSIIGPYVSIGENCIVRDAVIRDAIIAESSHIEAAVLAHSIIGRRTRISGQRHELNLGTSSEISL from the coding sequence ATGAAGGTGATCATTCCGGTAGCCGGACTCGGCAGCCGCCTAAGGCCCCACACCTATACCCAGCCCAAAGCCCTGTTGCCGGTAGCCGGCAAGCCGATTATCGGCCATATTGTCGATCAAGCGATCGCCGCCGGAGGCAACCGCTTTGTGTTCATCACAGGATATCTTGGCGAGCAGATTGAGTCTTATCTGCACCAGCACTACCAGGTTCCCATGGAGTTCCGGCAGCAGGAACGGATGTTGGGCCTTGGCCATGCCGTATTAACGGGGCTTGATCCCGACGATGTGGATTTGCTCATCATCCTGGGCGACACTATTGTCGATGGGGATCTAAAGCCGATAGTGACGGCCGGACGGTCGGTTATTGCGGTAAAGGAGGTTGCAGACGCGCGCAAGTTCGGCGTTGTCGAACTAAACGCCGGCCGGGTGACGAGGCTGATCGAGAAGTCACCCGAACCACCCTCCAATCTTGCCATTGTGGGAGTCTATTACATCCGGGAGGGTGCCCGTCTTGGCGAGGCGATTAAGGAGGTAATAGAACGGGGGATCACGGTTAAGGGCGAATACCAACTGACCGACGCCTTGCAACTACTGCTTGAACAAGGCATTGAAATCGTGGTTCACCCCATCGAAGGGTGGTATGATTGCGGTAAGCCGCAGGCGCTTCTCGAGACCAACCGCTTTCTATTTGACCGCGATGGCGGATTCAACGATGACATTAAACTGACTGACTCACATATTGTTCCGCCGGTGCATTTAGCCAAGGGGGTGCAGATCGAACGCTCCATCATCGGACCTTATGTATCCATAGGCGAGAACTGCATTGTCCGCGATGCAGTGATTCGGGATGCCATCATTGCCGAGAGTTCTCATATAGAAGCGGCGGTGCTTGCCCATTCGATCATCGGACGCCGGACAAGGATAAGCGGACAACGGCATGAACTGAATCTGGGGACTTCGAGCGAAATCTCCCTTTAG
- the kbl gene encoding glycine C-acetyltransferase: MFGTLRQHLQSEIDALRNAGLYKQERVITSPQGARIGVRLGEVLNFCANNYLGLGNHPSLVEASRQALSEWGYGMSSVRFICGTQAIHKDLEAALSKFLGTEDTILYTSCFDANGGLFETLFGADDAIITDELNHASIIDGIRLSKAVRHIYKHADMADLERRLTETSSARFRVIATDGVFSMDGDIAKLDAICDLADRYDALVMVDDSHATGFIGRTGRGSAEHCGVMGRVDIITSTLGKALGGSAGGFTSSRREIIEMLRQRSRPYIFSNTMAPPIVAGGLKVLELLSSTTELRDKLESNTLYFRRKMTDAGFDIKPGVHPIVPIMLYDAPLAQQFASRLLDEGIYVVGFFFPVVPKGQARIRVQISAAHDAGQIDHCVAAFNKVGRELGVLKS; encoded by the coding sequence ATGTTTGGCACTCTTCGCCAGCATCTTCAGTCGGAGATAGACGCCCTGCGCAATGCCGGGCTTTACAAGCAGGAGCGGGTCATCACATCACCCCAGGGCGCCCGCATCGGCGTGCGTTTAGGAGAAGTCCTTAACTTCTGCGCCAACAATTATCTTGGATTGGGCAACCACCCCTCGCTCGTCGAAGCCTCCCGTCAAGCGCTTTCAGAATGGGGCTATGGAATGTCGTCGGTGCGTTTCATCTGTGGGACGCAAGCGATTCACAAGGACCTCGAAGCGGCATTGTCGAAGTTCCTTGGCACTGAGGATACGATCCTCTACACGTCTTGTTTCGATGCCAACGGCGGCCTCTTCGAGACCCTCTTCGGCGCCGACGATGCCATCATCACCGATGAGTTGAATCACGCATCGATCATCGACGGGATACGACTGTCGAAAGCTGTCCGGCATATTTACAAGCATGCCGATATGGCTGATCTGGAACGAAGGCTGACGGAGACATCTTCGGCTCGATTCCGGGTCATCGCGACCGACGGCGTCTTTTCGATGGACGGGGACATTGCCAAACTCGACGCCATTTGCGATCTTGCCGACCGTTACGATGCCCTGGTGATGGTCGATGACTCCCACGCTACCGGGTTCATTGGCAGGACCGGACGCGGCTCTGCCGAGCATTGCGGTGTGATGGGACGGGTCGATATCATAACCTCCACGCTTGGCAAGGCTCTCGGCGGTTCGGCGGGAGGCTTCACTTCGAGCCGCCGTGAGATCATCGAGATGCTCCGTCAACGTTCGCGCCCTTATATCTTTTCCAATACTATGGCGCCGCCGATAGTTGCCGGCGGTCTGAAGGTGCTCGAACTTCTTTCCAGCACGACCGAACTGCGGGATAAACTGGAGTCGAACACCCTCTACTTTCGTCGGAAGATGACCGATGCCGGCTTCGACATCAAGCCCGGGGTGCATCCGATTGTGCCGATCATGCTCTATGATGCGCCGCTCGCGCAGCAGTTCGCTTCACGCCTGCTCGACGAAGGCATCTATGTAGTCGGCTTCTTCTTTCCGGTGGTTCCCAAAGGTCAGGCACGTATTCGGGTACAGATCTCGGCGGCGCACGATGCCGGGCAGATCGACCATTGCGTCGCGGCTTTCAACAAGGTAGGCAGGGAGTTGGGAGTGCTGAAATCGTAG